A window of Paenibacillus polygoni contains these coding sequences:
- the flhA gene encoding flagellar biosynthesis protein FlhA has protein sequence MKIKELSVLVGIIGVVLMMILPIPVGLLDVLLVINIAIALMILLVAMNTKEALDFSIFPSLLLVTTLFRLSLNISTTKHILADAYAGKVVATFGSWISSGQPIVGFIVFLILVVVQFIVITKGSERVAEVGARFTLDAMPGKQMSIDADLNAGLINEQQAKERRSKIEREADFYGAMDGASKFVKGDAIASIVILLINLVGGFIIGMVMLGMSFGDSISTYSLLTIGDGLVSQIPALLISTASGLIVTRAASDGSFADDITGQLFSYPKLIYIVAATVTFLGVFTPIGPITTLPLAGLLFFGGWKMQKNLNSKQISEEQMEEEQQIEEVRSPESVINLLQVDPIEFEFGYGLIPLADTGQGGDLLDRIIMIRRQCALELGLVVPVIRIRDNIQLRPSEYVIKIKGNVVGGGELLLNHYLAMSPGYDDDSISGIETMEPAFGLPALWIDELTKDRAELSGYTVVDPPSVVATHLTELIKRHAHELLGRQETKAIIDNLRESYPALVDELIPTVLSIGDVQKVLAKLLREKISIRDMVTIVETLADYGTYTKDPDVLTEYVRQALSRQITQQYTLKGETMRVITVGPNLEKKIAESVQQSEQGSYLALDPVSSQTLYQKLTEQVNRLIQSGQQPIVLTSPTIRMYLRQIIERTMQDIPVLSYSELEPNVEIQSVGVVNL, from the coding sequence GTGAAAATAAAAGAATTATCAGTTCTAGTTGGAATTATCGGCGTTGTGCTCATGATGATTCTACCTATACCCGTTGGATTACTAGATGTACTTTTGGTCATCAATATTGCAATTGCACTCATGATCTTGCTCGTAGCGATGAATACGAAGGAAGCTTTGGATTTCTCTATCTTTCCTTCTTTACTGCTTGTAACGACATTATTTCGACTGTCATTGAACATTTCAACTACCAAACATATTCTTGCTGATGCTTATGCCGGAAAAGTAGTTGCGACTTTCGGAAGCTGGATATCCAGCGGACAACCCATTGTTGGTTTTATCGTGTTCCTAATCTTGGTTGTTGTCCAGTTTATCGTGATTACAAAGGGGTCTGAACGTGTCGCTGAGGTAGGAGCAAGATTTACGCTCGATGCGATGCCGGGTAAACAAATGAGTATTGATGCGGATCTCAATGCAGGCCTTATTAACGAACAACAGGCAAAAGAGAGACGCAGTAAAATTGAACGAGAAGCTGACTTTTACGGGGCCATGGATGGTGCAAGTAAGTTTGTGAAAGGCGATGCGATTGCAAGTATTGTGATCTTGCTGATCAATCTCGTCGGCGGATTCATTATTGGGATGGTTATGTTAGGAATGAGCTTTGGCGATTCCATCTCTACGTATTCCCTGTTAACCATTGGGGATGGACTGGTAAGCCAGATTCCTGCACTCCTGATTTCTACAGCTTCCGGACTAATTGTAACTAGAGCAGCATCTGATGGTTCCTTTGCGGATGATATTACAGGTCAGTTATTTTCATATCCAAAGCTTATCTATATCGTGGCAGCTACGGTAACTTTCCTTGGAGTCTTTACGCCAATCGGTCCAATTACTACCTTGCCTCTGGCAGGGCTGCTATTTTTCGGAGGTTGGAAAATGCAGAAGAATCTGAATAGTAAGCAGATTTCCGAGGAACAGATGGAGGAAGAACAGCAGATTGAGGAAGTTCGAAGTCCAGAGAGTGTAATTAACCTGCTTCAGGTGGATCCTATTGAATTTGAATTTGGGTATGGACTCATTCCTCTTGCAGATACCGGACAAGGCGGAGATCTACTTGATCGGATCATTATGATCCGCAGGCAGTGTGCGCTTGAGCTCGGCCTTGTTGTTCCTGTAATTCGGATCCGCGACAATATACAGCTTAGACCTAGTGAATATGTAATCAAGATCAAAGGCAACGTCGTGGGCGGGGGAGAATTGTTACTTAACCATTACTTAGCAATGAGCCCAGGGTATGATGATGATTCGATCAGCGGTATTGAGACGATGGAACCGGCTTTTGGGCTTCCCGCGTTATGGATAGATGAGCTCACAAAAGACCGTGCAGAGTTATCAGGTTACACCGTCGTCGATCCTCCATCTGTTGTGGCAACACATCTGACAGAACTGATTAAGAGACATGCACATGAACTGTTAGGACGTCAAGAAACGAAAGCAATTATAGATAATTTAAGAGAAAGTTATCCAGCACTTGTAGATGAATTGATTCCTACTGTACTTTCAATCGGAGATGTTCAGAAAGTTCTAGCTAAGCTGCTTAGAGAGAAGATCTCTATACGTGACATGGTGACGATTGTAGAGACATTAGCGGACTATGGTACATATACAAAAGACCCAGATGTTCTCACGGAATATGTAAGACAAGCTCTATCAAGACAAATAACTCAGCAGTATACCCTGAAAGGGGAGACGATGCGGGTGATTACAGTAGGACCTAATCTTGAGAAAAAAATTGCCGAGAGTGTTCAGCAGTCAGAGCAAGGGAGCTATTTAGCACTAGATCCTGTATCAAGTCAAACACTGTATCAAAAATTGACGGAACAAGTCAATCGTCTGATTCAGTCGGGTCAACAACCTATTGTTCTTACATCACCTACCATTCGGATGTACCTCCGGCAGATTATTGAAAGAACGATGCAAGATATACCTGTGTTGTCCTACAGTGAGCTAGAACCAAATGTTGAAATTCAAAGCGTTGGGGTGGTGAACTTATGA
- the fliQ gene encoding flagellar biosynthesis protein FliQ: MTGDFIIELAGQAIFVALKISAPMLVLGLVVGLIISIFQATTQIQEQTLAFVPKIVAVLLALLLFGPWILATMVDFTYNILDNLHNYIG, encoded by the coding sequence TTGACAGGGGATTTTATTATTGAGCTAGCAGGGCAAGCAATCTTTGTCGCTCTGAAAATAAGTGCCCCCATGCTGGTCCTTGGACTTGTTGTAGGGCTGATCATTAGTATTTTTCAAGCAACAACGCAGATTCAAGAACAAACGTTAGCTTTTGTCCCTAAGATTGTAGCCGTTCTATTGGCACTATTGTTATTTGGCCCTTGGATTCTCGCAACCATGGTTGATTTCACTTATAACATCTTGGACAATCTTCACAACTATATCGGGTAG
- the fliR gene encoding flagellar biosynthetic protein FliR, translating into MEMILQGFSVALLIFCRITAFFVVAPVFSTPGVPQIFKIGLSVFITMIVYLTFGTDQVIAMDAAYVLLIFKEVLMGLLLGYVALLMITAIQTAGAFIDIQIGFSMANVFDPMTGTSVPLTGNLKYAFAMLLFLTMNGHHRMLDAIVYSYRWVPLAGNDIFQAFSNGSVAELLIRAFAQAFMLAFQMAAPLVVALFMTDVGLGFLARTAPQFNVFVIGVPLKIIVGLSMMLLIVPGLLYVFENLFGVLFEAMQGVLEVVGQRP; encoded by the coding sequence ATGGAGATGATACTTCAAGGATTTTCGGTAGCTTTGCTAATTTTTTGTCGAATAACAGCTTTTTTTGTAGTAGCGCCCGTGTTTTCTACACCAGGGGTACCTCAAATATTCAAAATAGGATTATCTGTTTTTATTACAATGATTGTTTATTTAACTTTTGGTACGGACCAAGTTATTGCGATGGATGCAGCTTACGTACTGCTTATATTTAAGGAAGTCTTAATGGGACTGCTGCTAGGTTATGTTGCACTTCTCATGATCACGGCGATACAAACAGCAGGAGCGTTCATTGATATCCAGATTGGTTTTAGTATGGCAAATGTGTTTGATCCAATGACAGGTACCTCAGTGCCTCTCACAGGGAATCTGAAGTATGCTTTTGCAATGCTGCTGTTTCTGACCATGAACGGACATCATAGGATGCTCGATGCCATCGTATACAGTTATAGATGGGTGCCTCTTGCTGGAAACGATATTTTTCAGGCATTTTCAAATGGTAGTGTTGCAGAACTCCTGATCCGTGCCTTTGCACAAGCTTTTATGCTTGCGTTTCAGATGGCTGCACCGCTGGTGGTTGCTTTATTTATGACCGACGTAGGGCTTGGATTTCTTGCCAGAACAGCACCGCAGTTTAATGTCTTTGTTATAGGGGTTCCACTGAAAATTATTGTAGGTCTCTCCATGATGTTACTCATCGTACCAGGCTTACTGTACGTTTTTGAAAATTTGTTCGGTGTTTTATTTGAAGCAATGCAAGGAGTCTTAGAGGTGGTTGGTCAGAGACCATAA
- the fliY gene encoding flagellar motor switch phosphatase FliY has translation MTSKDFLSQEEIDALLKQTESISSGEPVVQTVDDYLTPLEQDALGEIGNITFGSAATALSTLLGNKVEITTPKISIIKRSEFEKEFPKPHVTVHVTYVDGFEGINSLVIKKRDAQVIADLMLGGEGNPEDEELNEIHISAVQEAMNQMMGSSATSMSTLFNRFVNISPPSIDILNTTSGEGLNNFPVDETMIKVSFRLLIGDLIDSTIMQLLRVDFSKDMVRMLIHGTEEMEEVSTGHMTEASAQVEEPASAPPEPAVYESPAYEQQMHQAQPNVPYQDPWQAPIPQQQNPYPNYPNQGMQQPAQMSNPEPHHYGNMHARGVNVQPVQFANFQNGAFGQANDNNLNLLMDIPLKVTVELGRTQKQIKDILELSQGSIIELDKLAGEPVDILVNQKLIAKGEVVVIDENFGVRVTDIVSEWDRLQKIQ, from the coding sequence TTGACGAGTAAAGACTTTTTGTCCCAGGAAGAGATCGATGCTTTATTAAAGCAAACCGAATCGATTTCCAGCGGTGAGCCGGTGGTGCAAACAGTGGATGATTATTTGACCCCGCTCGAACAGGATGCCCTCGGTGAGATTGGGAACATCACATTTGGCAGCGCGGCGACAGCACTTTCTACGTTATTAGGTAATAAAGTAGAAATAACAACACCGAAAATTTCGATTATTAAAAGATCAGAGTTTGAAAAGGAATTCCCTAAACCACATGTGACCGTTCATGTCACTTATGTAGACGGTTTTGAAGGGATAAATTCACTTGTAATCAAGAAAAGAGATGCACAAGTCATCGCGGATCTCATGCTTGGCGGTGAAGGGAATCCAGAGGACGAAGAACTGAATGAAATTCATATCAGTGCCGTTCAAGAAGCAATGAATCAAATGATGGGTTCATCAGCCACATCGATGTCTACTCTATTCAACCGATTCGTAAATATATCACCGCCAAGTATAGATATTCTTAACACAACTAGCGGGGAAGGGTTAAATAATTTCCCTGTGGATGAAACGATGATTAAAGTTTCATTCCGTCTGCTTATTGGGGATTTAATCGATTCTACGATTATGCAATTGCTGAGAGTTGATTTTTCAAAAGACATGGTAAGAATGCTCATTCATGGCACAGAAGAGATGGAAGAGGTTTCTACAGGCCATATGACCGAAGCATCTGCACAGGTGGAAGAACCAGCAAGTGCGCCGCCAGAACCGGCAGTGTATGAATCTCCTGCTTATGAGCAGCAAATGCATCAAGCACAACCGAATGTTCCTTACCAGGATCCTTGGCAAGCACCTATACCGCAGCAGCAGAACCCATATCCAAATTACCCTAACCAAGGGATGCAGCAACCTGCGCAAATGTCGAATCCAGAGCCTCACCATTACGGAAACATGCACGCGCGTGGTGTGAATGTGCAACCAGTGCAGTTCGCAAATTTCCAAAATGGAGCTTTTGGGCAAGCAAACGACAATAATTTGAATTTATTGATGGACATACCACTAAAAGTAACCGTAGAATTAGGAAGGACCCAAAAGCAAATTAAGGATATTCTGGAATTGTCTCAGGGCTCCATCATTGAACTCGATAAACTGGCTGGTGAGCCTGTGGATATCCTTGTCAATCAGAAGCTGATTGCGAAGGGCGAAGTGGTTGTCATTGATGAGAATTTTGGAGTACGAGTAACCGATATCGTAAGCGAGTGGGACCGACTGCAGAAAATACAATAA
- the fliP gene encoding flagellar type III secretion system pore protein FliP (The bacterial flagellar biogenesis protein FliP forms a type III secretion system (T3SS)-type pore required for flagellar assembly.) has translation MNKKMVIVCLLWAVLQLTMGTEAYAQPIPDINIEIGNGDSGEPGTSSLSIILFVTIISIAPAILVLMTSFTRIVIVLSFVRTSLGTNQMPPNQVLVGLALFLTLFIMSPTISTINDVALQPYLKGELTQMEALNEAAEPMKKFMFSHTREKDLLLFMDYNGMEKPETYEDIPLTVMVPAYAISELKTAFQMGFMIFIPFLVVDIVVSSTLMAMGMMMLPPVMISLPFKILLFVLVDGWYLVVKSLLLSFSP, from the coding sequence ATGAACAAAAAGATGGTAATAGTCTGTTTACTATGGGCGGTTCTCCAACTCACGATGGGGACGGAAGCGTATGCTCAGCCCATCCCGGATATCAATATTGAGATTGGGAATGGGGATAGCGGAGAGCCTGGCACAAGCTCTTTATCCATCATTCTTTTTGTCACCATTATCAGTATTGCACCCGCCATTCTAGTACTGATGACAAGTTTTACTAGAATCGTTATTGTTTTAAGTTTTGTACGAACATCACTGGGTACCAATCAAATGCCGCCAAATCAGGTGCTCGTTGGACTAGCTCTTTTTCTTACTTTATTTATTATGTCTCCAACGATATCTACCATTAATGATGTTGCGCTTCAACCTTACTTAAAAGGCGAGTTAACACAAATGGAGGCACTGAATGAAGCCGCGGAACCCATGAAGAAATTTATGTTCTCACATACAAGGGAAAAAGATTTGCTTCTGTTCATGGATTACAACGGGATGGAGAAGCCGGAAACTTATGAGGATATTCCGCTCACTGTCATGGTTCCCGCGTATGCAATCAGTGAACTGAAAACCGCCTTTCAGATGGGATTCATGATTTTTATTCCCTTTTTGGTCGTTGATATTGTTGTGTCAAGTACCCTTATGGCAATGGGGATGATGATGTTGCCGCCGGTCATGATTTCTCTTCCTTTCAAAATTCTTCTTTTTGTACTGGTAGATGGCTGGTATCTCGTCGTTAAATCATTACTCCTTAGCTTCAGTCCGTAG
- the flhF gene encoding flagellar biosynthesis protein FlhF, translated as MKMKKYIVDTMPEAMKLIRNELGQDAVILSTKTVRASGLAGILRKHKIEVIAAVEEEKEQQKEPAEVPSAAIPAMPRAAVPDAYRKAGSLRANETAARPLSKTNEIKPKATLQYKTQESEEAPSPPAELQPHPEGADFSVSLRQGLRAGEIEAGSLTEQLFQEISQMKTFMATIAESQLNEASLLGDLNEIRMKLKDQGIATDIWSNWMDSAKGTLQESGGEAGESIVRPLIEDFLSKRITDGINKSTRIVYVAGPTGVGKTTTIAKLAAEQMFKHKRKVGLITADTYRISAVEQLRTYAAILGIPLEVVQSPADTIRALDHLSDCDLILMDTAGRNYRNEITVSELKSLLPDEPDSELFVVLSLTSKTEDMLTILDHFHKYGTPKLIFTKIDETDTLGSLFNVLKQYPSKLAYITTGQNVPEDIILPDPKKLADFILGSEPS; from the coding sequence ATGAAAATGAAAAAATACATCGTGGATACCATGCCCGAAGCCATGAAACTCATTCGGAACGAACTGGGACAAGATGCGGTGATCTTATCTACCAAAACCGTTCGAGCAAGTGGTTTAGCTGGAATACTTCGCAAACATAAGATCGAAGTCATCGCAGCAGTTGAAGAGGAGAAAGAACAGCAAAAGGAGCCTGCTGAGGTTCCTTCTGCTGCTATTCCTGCCATGCCGAGGGCTGCTGTTCCTGATGCATACCGAAAGGCAGGGAGTTTGCGTGCAAATGAGACAGCTGCTAGGCCTTTATCAAAAACGAACGAAATAAAGCCAAAGGCGACTCTGCAATATAAAACGCAAGAATCAGAAGAAGCTCCGAGTCCTCCTGCAGAGTTACAGCCGCACCCGGAAGGCGCGGATTTTTCCGTTTCTTTAAGGCAGGGGCTGCGGGCAGGTGAAATAGAAGCAGGAAGTCTGACGGAGCAACTTTTCCAAGAAATCAGTCAGATGAAAACGTTCATGGCTACAATCGCTGAGAGTCAATTAAATGAAGCAAGTTTACTTGGAGATTTGAATGAGATCCGCATGAAACTGAAAGATCAAGGAATTGCCACGGACATTTGGAGCAACTGGATGGATTCTGCAAAAGGGACTCTTCAGGAGTCAGGGGGAGAAGCGGGAGAAAGCATCGTTAGACCTCTGATCGAGGATTTTTTATCGAAGCGGATTACAGACGGAATTAACAAGTCCACTCGTATTGTATACGTGGCAGGCCCTACAGGCGTAGGCAAAACAACAACCATAGCGAAACTTGCTGCCGAGCAGATGTTTAAGCATAAACGAAAGGTGGGGCTCATTACTGCGGATACGTATCGTATTTCCGCTGTTGAACAGTTACGGACGTATGCGGCCATTCTCGGTATCCCGCTTGAAGTCGTGCAGTCACCTGCAGATACCATAAGAGCACTAGATCATCTCTCTGATTGTGATTTGATTCTGATGGACACAGCGGGCCGTAATTATCGTAATGAGATTACGGTTTCTGAACTCAAAAGCTTATTGCCGGATGAACCGGATAGCGAGCTTTTTGTGGTACTCAGCCTGACATCCAAAACAGAAGACATGCTGACGATACTGGATCATTTTCATAAATACGGAACCCCAAAACTGATTTTTACTAAAATCGATGAAACAGATACACTTGGATCACTCTTCAACGTCCTGAAACAGTATCCAAGTAAGCTGGCTTACATTACAACGGGGCAAAACGTACCGGAAGATATTATACTTCCTGATCCGAAGAAACTGGCCGATTTTATTCTCGGGAGTGAGCCGTCATGA
- a CDS encoding flagellar biosynthetic protein FliO — translation MTDSGQTDSLRSSYFGSIFSVVFVLIIIVICIVLLIRFLGRKNQSFFQKRTMRVIGGVGLGPGKSLQIVEVGSKLYILGIGDDVNRIDTLSDPEEIRALVAQFEREGTSEPSFANLITGVKNKLSKNKAESFDMEEASFHALFEKKLREMPDRKDQMERLLEEEETRERSRDS, via the coding sequence ATGACAGATTCAGGTCAAACGGATTCCTTGAGATCAAGTTACTTTGGATCGATCTTCTCTGTCGTATTCGTACTTATTATCATAGTCATTTGTATTGTTCTTTTGATTCGCTTTTTGGGAAGAAAGAATCAATCTTTTTTTCAGAAACGGACGATGAGAGTCATCGGTGGAGTGGGACTTGGACCTGGCAAGTCACTTCAAATTGTCGAAGTTGGCAGCAAGCTTTATATACTTGGGATTGGAGACGATGTGAATAGGATTGACACGTTGTCTGACCCTGAGGAGATCAGAGCGCTAGTCGCTCAGTTTGAAAGGGAAGGGACATCAGAACCTTCCTTCGCCAATCTCATCACAGGTGTAAAGAATAAGCTCAGTAAAAATAAAGCGGAGTCCTTCGACATGGAAGAAGCTTCATTTCATGCTTTATTCGAGAAGAAGCTTCGAGAGATGCCTGATCGTAAGGATCAAATGGAACGCTTGCTTGAAGAAGAAGAAACAAGAGAGCGGTCGAGAGATTCATGA
- a CDS encoding MinD/ParA family protein produces MIDQAASLREMMLNNSLPQLNEENLVQGKKLNQARLIAISSGKGGVGKSNFTLNLALKLHAAGKKVLVFDADLGMANIDVLMGVSSRFSVYHVLKGEKRIQDIIQFGPHGLPFVAGGSGLIELLTLSEEDIHGFTSDLDRLSNEYDYILFDTGAGLSLENRRFIAAADECIVVTTPEPTSITDAYALIKVMHRHLSEPIPFSMVVNRAENRREAEQVSAKIGLVAKRFLNAAIPLLGHVSDDPHVMRAVKKQTPFTVMYPQCTASRDMERIAAGYMDLALPLTQNTQGFKGFINKWLKKTI; encoded by the coding sequence ATGATAGATCAAGCGGCTTCTCTTAGAGAAATGATGTTGAACAATTCCCTTCCGCAGCTGAATGAGGAGAACTTGGTTCAGGGCAAGAAACTGAATCAAGCCAGACTCATTGCGATATCGAGCGGGAAAGGAGGCGTAGGCAAATCAAACTTCACACTGAATTTAGCTCTAAAACTTCATGCAGCCGGGAAAAAGGTACTGGTGTTTGATGCGGATCTGGGGATGGCGAATATCGATGTTTTAATGGGCGTATCTTCTCGGTTTAGTGTATATCACGTACTCAAGGGTGAAAAAAGAATTCAAGATATTATTCAATTTGGTCCGCATGGACTGCCTTTTGTGGCAGGTGGATCAGGGCTCATTGAACTTTTGACTCTATCGGAAGAAGACATTCATGGTTTTACATCTGACCTGGACCGGCTTTCTAACGAATACGATTATATTTTGTTTGACACCGGAGCTGGTCTGTCTCTAGAGAACAGACGTTTTATTGCCGCCGCTGATGAGTGCATTGTAGTTACGACGCCGGAGCCTACTTCAATTACGGATGCTTACGCATTAATAAAAGTGATGCACAGGCATCTTAGTGAACCAATACCTTTCAGCATGGTGGTGAACCGGGCTGAGAATAGAAGAGAAGCGGAACAAGTCAGCGCTAAAATTGGACTTGTTGCAAAACGATTTTTAAATGCTGCTATTCCTTTGCTGGGGCATGTTTCAGACGATCCGCATGTGATGCGAGCTGTGAAGAAGCAAACACCATTTACGGTGATGTATCCGCAGTGTACTGCCTCCCGAGATATGGAAAGAATTGCAGCAGGATATATGGACCTTGCATTACCTTTGACACAGAATACACAAGGATTCAAAGGTTTTATAAATAAATGGTTAAAGAAAACCATCTAA
- a CDS encoding response regulator has product MANRILIVDDAAFMRMMIRDILSKNGFEVVGEAQDGAQAIEKFKELRPDLITMDITMPEMDGIAALKEIKKVDPNAKVIMCSAMGQQAMVIDAIQAGAKDFIVKPFQSDRVIEAINKTLGI; this is encoded by the coding sequence ATGGCAAATCGAATTCTAATCGTGGACGACGCAGCATTTATGAGAATGATGATACGGGATATTTTGAGTAAGAACGGGTTTGAGGTTGTTGGTGAAGCTCAAGACGGAGCACAGGCAATTGAGAAGTTTAAAGAACTTCGCCCTGACTTGATTACAATGGATATTACGATGCCAGAGATGGATGGTATTGCTGCACTTAAAGAAATTAAAAAAGTAGATCCTAACGCTAAAGTGATTATGTGTTCCGCAATGGGACAACAAGCAATGGTAATTGATGCGATTCAAGCAGGAGCAAAAGACTTTATTGTGAAGCCTTTCCAATCGGATCGCGTAATTGAAGCAATTAATAAGACACTAGGCATTTAA
- the flhB gene encoding flagellar biosynthesis protein FlhB has product MRFKLDLQMFSGEKTEKATPKKRQETRKKGQVAKSMEVSGAAILLTCFMCFVIFGDFYKERITYAFTDIFMHRLTMDVTIPNVMSMFGQLGIQILIILAPVFAAGVIVGILVNYLQVGFLLTGEGLTPKFNKLDPIKGFKNILSMKSIVELLKSVLKMLIIGFLVYNILWGAKDQFARLSHLTSEGILTFAAEMTKKLGLNIGIALFVLAILDYMYQKYEYEKNIRMSKQDIKDEYKKMEGDPLIKGKIRERQRRMAMQRMMQEIPNADVIITNPTHFAVALKYDGNEMDAPQVLAKGADHVALRIREIAKDNGIMLMENKPLARALFQRAEIGDSIPADLFQAVAEVLAYVYNLKGRNKPSGNRRHRNQ; this is encoded by the coding sequence ATGAGATTTAAACTGGACCTGCAGATGTTTTCCGGAGAGAAGACAGAAAAAGCGACGCCCAAGAAACGTCAGGAAACAAGAAAAAAAGGGCAAGTTGCAAAAAGTATGGAAGTTTCCGGAGCGGCCATTTTGCTCACCTGCTTTATGTGTTTCGTTATTTTTGGTGATTTTTATAAAGAACGAATAACCTATGCTTTTACAGATATCTTTATGCACAGGCTTACTATGGATGTTACGATTCCTAATGTCATGTCAATGTTCGGACAGCTCGGCATTCAGATTTTAATTATTCTTGCTCCTGTTTTTGCGGCTGGCGTTATCGTTGGAATCTTGGTGAATTATTTACAAGTCGGATTTTTGCTCACTGGAGAAGGTCTTACACCCAAATTTAACAAGCTTGATCCGATCAAAGGGTTTAAAAATATTCTATCCATGAAATCCATTGTAGAGCTGCTTAAGTCCGTTTTGAAAATGCTCATTATTGGTTTTCTTGTATATAACATTCTGTGGGGGGCAAAAGATCAGTTCGCCAGGCTCAGCCACCTAACATCAGAGGGAATCCTGACCTTTGCTGCAGAGATGACTAAGAAACTGGGGCTTAATATAGGCATCGCCTTGTTTGTCCTCGCTATACTCGATTATATGTACCAAAAATATGAATACGAGAAGAACATACGAATGTCGAAGCAGGATATCAAAGATGAGTATAAAAAGATGGAGGGCGACCCTCTCATCAAAGGGAAGATTCGTGAGCGTCAAAGACGTATGGCAATGCAGCGAATGATGCAGGAGATTCCAAATGCAGATGTCATCATTACAAATCCAACCCATTTTGCTGTAGCGCTAAAGTACGATGGAAATGAAATGGATGCTCCACAGGTGCTGGCAAAAGGGGCAGATCATGTAGCGCTCCGAATAAGGGAGATTGCGAAGGATAATGGAATTATGCTTATGGAAAATAAGCCGCTGGCTAGAGCATTGTTTCAGCGTGCAGAGATTGGCGATTCCATTCCTGCAGATCTTTTTCAGGCGGTCGCTGAAGTATTGGCATATGTGTATAACTTAAAAGGCAGAAATAAACCATCGGGGAATCGGAGGCACAGAAACCAGTGA